A portion of the Microlunatus phosphovorus NM-1 genome contains these proteins:
- a CDS encoding glycosyltransferase, translating to MTVVATLGRADRRQIGSLRQVPWNTVVTDFVPYADLMPHVAVFVTNGGYGGVQEALAHGVPMVVAGDTQDKVEGSARIAWSGVGVNLRTGHPTPAAIGRGVRKVLADERYRRASRAIAQQIAAAPGTAAFVADLECIAAERRPN from the coding sequence ATGACCGTGGTCGCCACCTTGGGTCGCGCCGACCGGCGGCAGATCGGCTCGTTGCGGCAGGTCCCGTGGAACACGGTGGTCACCGATTTCGTCCCGTACGCCGACCTGATGCCGCACGTCGCGGTCTTCGTCACCAACGGCGGGTACGGGGGCGTTCAGGAGGCGTTGGCGCACGGCGTACCGATGGTCGTGGCGGGAGACACCCAGGACAAGGTGGAGGGATCGGCGCGGATCGCCTGGTCCGGGGTGGGGGTCAATCTCCGGACCGGGCACCCGACGCCGGCAGCGATCGGCCGGGGCGTACGCAAGGTGCTGGCCGATGAGCGCTATCGACGAGCGAGCCGGGCCATCGCACAGCAGATCGCCGCCGCCCCGGGGACGGCCGCCTTCGTCGCCGACCTGGAGTGCATCGCCGCCGAGCGGCGACCAAACTGA
- the coaD gene encoding pantetheine-phosphate adenylyltransferase, translating into MSRAVCPGSFDPVTLGHLDIFARTASLYDSVVIAVGSNMSKRGLFTPSERVAMIEEACVEWPSVHVTLFSGLLVDFCRDQEIDVIVKGLRSGGDYDYELAMAQMNRKLTGVDTAFLPTAPHLSYVSSSLVREVASLGGDISPFVSPGVLDRITERLAERI; encoded by the coding sequence GTGAGCCGCGCAGTCTGCCCCGGATCCTTCGACCCCGTGACCCTGGGGCATCTCGACATCTTCGCGCGGACTGCGAGCCTCTACGACAGCGTGGTGATCGCGGTCGGCTCGAACATGAGCAAGCGAGGGCTCTTCACCCCGTCCGAGCGGGTGGCGATGATCGAGGAGGCCTGCGTCGAGTGGCCGTCGGTGCACGTCACGCTGTTCTCCGGACTGCTGGTGGACTTCTGCCGTGACCAGGAGATCGACGTCATCGTCAAGGGATTGCGCTCCGGGGGCGACTACGACTACGAGCTGGCCATGGCGCAGATGAACCGCAAGCTGACCGGCGTGGACACCGCCTTCTTGCCGACCGCGCCACACCTGTCGTATGTGTCCTCGAGCCTGGTCCGCGAGGTCGCCTCGCTGGGCGGTGACATCTCCCCGTTCGTGTCGCCAGGCGTACTCGACCGGATCACCGAGCGCTTGGCCGAACGGATCTGA
- a CDS encoding DAK2 domain-containing protein: MSGLAPPEIWRLCLTWLERSTEIITQSAAGLDAINVFPVPDSDTGTNLQQTLTGITSYLGGEVAEDAWAESQDDLSPADVVVRAAVLSAHGNSGAIVAEMIISLSRALERSGPVVPVKPARGLADVLKIVALAGRRAVARPVAGTILTVAGAAAAAAEQSVKDGVADVLAVAQLARDAAAEALARTPLELSRLAEAGVVDAGAQAYVLLLDVLVEVLGGPVAEPLPEQPTPHTGKRQPVEQPAEYEVMYALRGTGPDDLDTLRERLSDLGDSVVVVGDRTVAQVHVHLADAGAAIEAGLPFGRLSQIRITALPPNVGSVTERDVVAVVAGPGLAAAVTALGGIPLVPATAHVTVVELAAVLQQACGEVVVLPNDMESLEIASHLAGELRAQGRRVAVIPTVSQVQGLAALAVHEPEAAFDSAVVAMSSTAGHTRHGAVTIAESPAMTMAGRCEVGDVLGLVDGDFVEIGDDLGQVAWRVLERLLTSGGGELVTIVRGHDADDRLVETLLARIQAWSPPVEAEVVDGGQTRYPLLLGLE; encoded by the coding sequence GTGAGTGGCCTCGCTCCACCGGAGATCTGGCGCCTGTGCCTGACCTGGCTGGAACGTAGCACGGAGATCATCACGCAGTCGGCGGCCGGTCTGGACGCCATCAACGTATTTCCGGTGCCAGACTCCGACACCGGCACCAATCTGCAGCAGACGCTGACCGGGATCACCAGCTATCTCGGCGGCGAGGTTGCGGAGGACGCATGGGCCGAATCGCAAGACGATCTCAGCCCTGCCGATGTGGTCGTCCGGGCCGCGGTGCTGTCCGCCCACGGCAACTCCGGCGCGATCGTCGCGGAGATGATCATCAGCCTGAGCCGGGCACTGGAACGGTCCGGCCCGGTCGTGCCGGTGAAGCCGGCGCGTGGCCTGGCGGACGTGCTCAAGATCGTGGCTCTCGCCGGTCGCCGGGCGGTCGCCCGACCCGTCGCCGGCACGATTCTGACCGTGGCCGGCGCCGCTGCTGCGGCGGCAGAGCAGTCGGTGAAGGACGGTGTGGCCGATGTGTTGGCCGTCGCCCAGCTGGCTCGGGACGCGGCTGCCGAAGCATTGGCACGGACTCCGCTGGAGCTCTCCAGGCTGGCGGAAGCGGGCGTCGTGGACGCCGGCGCGCAAGCGTACGTGCTGCTGTTGGACGTGCTGGTCGAGGTGCTCGGTGGACCGGTCGCCGAGCCATTGCCCGAGCAGCCGACTCCGCATACCGGCAAGCGTCAGCCGGTCGAGCAACCTGCGGAGTACGAGGTCATGTACGCCCTGCGTGGCACCGGCCCGGACGACCTGGACACGTTGCGGGAGCGACTGTCAGACCTCGGTGACAGTGTGGTCGTCGTGGGAGACAGGACGGTGGCCCAGGTGCATGTGCACCTGGCGGATGCGGGGGCCGCGATCGAGGCCGGCCTGCCGTTCGGGCGGCTGAGCCAGATCCGGATCACGGCACTGCCGCCGAATGTCGGATCGGTCACCGAGCGGGACGTGGTGGCCGTGGTCGCCGGGCCAGGCCTGGCGGCGGCGGTGACCGCGCTGGGCGGCATTCCTTTGGTGCCGGCCACCGCGCACGTCACCGTCGTTGAGCTGGCCGCGGTGCTGCAGCAGGCGTGCGGCGAGGTGGTGGTGCTGCCCAACGACATGGAGTCGCTCGAGATCGCCAGCCATCTGGCCGGCGAACTGCGGGCGCAGGGTCGCCGGGTCGCGGTGATCCCGACCGTGTCACAGGTGCAGGGGCTGGCGGCGCTGGCCGTGCACGAGCCGGAGGCGGCATTCGACTCGGCGGTGGTCGCGATGAGCAGCACCGCCGGTCATACCCGGCACGGGGCCGTCACCATCGCGGAGAGCCCGGCGATGACCATGGCCGGTCGCTGCGAGGTCGGCGACGTGCTTGGTCTGGTCGACGGCGATTTCGTCGAGATCGGCGATGACCTCGGCCAGGTCGCGTGGCGCGTGCTCGAACGGCTGCTGACCTCCGGCGGGGGAGAGCTGGTCACGATCGTGCGGGGCCATGATGCCGACGATCGGCTGGTCGAGACACTGCTCGCCAGGATCCAGGCCTGGTCGCCGCCGGTGGAGGCCGAGGTCGTGGACGGTGGTCAGACGCGCTATCCACTGCTGCTGGGGCTCGAGTGA
- the rpmB gene encoding 50S ribosomal protein L28, with product MAAVCDVCAKGPGFGHNVPWSKKKTNRRWNPNIQRVRAVVAGAPKRLNVCTSCLKAGKVTR from the coding sequence GTGGCTGCCGTATGTGACGTCTGCGCAAAGGGCCCCGGCTTCGGCCACAACGTGCCCTGGTCGAAGAAGAAGACCAACCGCCGCTGGAACCCGAACATCCAGCGCGTCCGCGCCGTGGTGGCGGGCGCCCCGAAGCGCCTGAACGTGTGCACCTCCTGCCTGAAAGCCGGCAAGGTCACCCGCTGA
- a CDS encoding ATP-dependent DNA helicase RecG, whose amino-acid sequence MTAPLELPLTDVLGGKTAKAFEALKVKTVGDLMLHLPRRYVSGTELSDLNHLTEGEEVTVLARVRQATVLPMRSGRGAGKFRLQAVITDGRGELNLTFFGAKHLVDYWHLQLHVGARGIFAGKVGAFQGQPQLTHPDFVIVDADGNVIGGAQRNLDLGKVAGASGWIGLYPATAKLRTWTIANCVSLALERLEGMADPLPAWLRQEADLIGQPAAYRAIHRPENEEDIRAARHRIQFDEAFGLQLAMARRRALAAADGAVPRPRVSGGLLDAFDARLPFELTKGQQEISAQLFADLAAPHPMQRLLQGEVGSGKTVVALRAMLTVIDNGGQAALLAPTEVLAVQHHRTITAMLGDLAGGDLFSSGEVGTGVTLITGSMPAARRREASLAAASGGAGIVIGTHALLTSGTQFADLGLVVVDEQHRFGVEQRAALAAKAQQRPHTLVMTATPIPRTVAMTVFGDLETSTLTEVPAGRADVSTVVVDYTSHPSWLRRTWQRVIEEVAEGRQAYVVCPRISVESTSGSEEDDAGAAVEDVYAQLTAGPMADLRVEMLHGRLPADQKDDIMSRYVAGQVDVLIATTVIEVGVDVPNASAMVICDADRFGISQLHQLRGRIGRGAHPGICLLLTGTPPDSPAAERLAAVARTRDGFALARVDLEQRREGDVLGAEQSGIRSSLRHIRVLEDEDLITYTRDLATTCLSKDPELTDPGLAGIVDAVEQRAAGDWLERT is encoded by the coding sequence GTGACGGCGCCGCTGGAGTTGCCGCTGACTGACGTGCTCGGTGGCAAGACCGCGAAGGCATTCGAGGCGTTGAAGGTCAAGACCGTCGGCGACCTGATGCTGCACCTGCCGCGGCGCTATGTGTCAGGCACCGAGCTCAGCGATCTCAACCATCTGACCGAGGGCGAGGAGGTCACCGTGCTTGCCCGGGTCCGGCAGGCCACGGTGCTTCCGATGCGCTCTGGCCGGGGAGCGGGCAAGTTCCGGTTGCAGGCGGTCATCACAGACGGTCGTGGCGAGCTCAATCTGACGTTCTTCGGCGCCAAGCATCTGGTCGACTACTGGCACCTGCAGCTGCACGTCGGTGCCCGCGGGATCTTCGCCGGCAAAGTCGGCGCCTTTCAGGGACAGCCGCAGCTCACCCATCCCGATTTCGTGATCGTCGATGCCGACGGCAACGTCATCGGTGGCGCACAGCGCAATCTCGACCTGGGCAAGGTCGCCGGCGCATCCGGTTGGATCGGGCTCTATCCGGCGACCGCGAAACTGCGGACCTGGACCATCGCCAACTGCGTCTCCTTGGCTCTGGAGCGGCTGGAAGGGATGGCTGACCCACTGCCGGCCTGGCTCCGGCAGGAGGCGGATCTGATCGGTCAGCCGGCGGCGTACCGGGCTATTCACCGGCCCGAGAACGAGGAGGACATCCGCGCCGCTCGACACCGGATCCAGTTCGACGAGGCGTTCGGACTGCAGCTGGCCATGGCGCGTCGACGCGCACTGGCTGCGGCCGACGGCGCCGTGCCGAGGCCCCGAGTCAGCGGTGGACTCCTGGACGCCTTCGACGCGCGGCTCCCGTTCGAGCTGACCAAGGGGCAGCAGGAGATCAGTGCGCAGCTGTTCGCCGACCTGGCCGCGCCGCACCCGATGCAGCGGCTGCTGCAAGGCGAGGTCGGCTCCGGCAAGACCGTGGTCGCGCTGCGGGCGATGCTGACCGTGATCGACAACGGGGGCCAGGCGGCGCTGCTGGCGCCGACCGAGGTGCTGGCTGTGCAGCATCATCGGACCATCACTGCGATGCTCGGCGACCTGGCCGGCGGCGACCTGTTCAGCTCCGGCGAGGTCGGCACCGGTGTCACCTTGATCACGGGCTCGATGCCGGCCGCGCGACGACGCGAGGCATCCCTGGCCGCGGCCTCGGGTGGGGCCGGGATCGTGATCGGCACCCATGCGCTGCTGACCTCGGGCACCCAGTTCGCGGACCTCGGGCTGGTGGTGGTCGACGAACAGCACCGGTTCGGTGTCGAGCAACGCGCGGCGCTGGCGGCGAAGGCGCAGCAGCGACCGCACACGCTGGTGATGACCGCGACCCCGATCCCGCGCACCGTCGCGATGACCGTCTTCGGCGATCTGGAGACCTCGACGCTGACCGAGGTCCCGGCGGGCCGGGCCGACGTGTCGACAGTGGTGGTCGACTACACCTCGCACCCCAGCTGGCTGCGGCGTACCTGGCAGCGCGTGATCGAGGAGGTCGCCGAGGGCCGCCAGGCATACGTGGTGTGTCCGCGGATCAGCGTCGAATCCACGAGCGGCTCGGAAGAGGACGACGCGGGGGCTGCGGTGGAGGATGTGTATGCCCAGCTGACCGCGGGGCCGATGGCCGACCTGCGCGTCGAGATGCTGCATGGTCGGCTGCCGGCGGACCAGAAGGACGACATCATGTCCCGCTATGTCGCCGGCCAGGTCGATGTGCTGATCGCGACCACCGTGATCGAGGTCGGTGTTGATGTGCCCAATGCCTCGGCGATGGTGATCTGCGACGCGGACCGGTTCGGCATCTCGCAGCTGCATCAGCTGCGTGGCCGGATCGGCCGCGGGGCGCACCCGGGGATCTGCCTGCTGCTGACCGGCACTCCACCGGACTCGCCCGCTGCCGAGCGGCTGGCTGCGGTGGCGCGTACCCGGGACGGCTTCGCCCTGGCGAGGGTCGACCTGGAGCAGCGACGTGAGGGTGATGTGCTCGGGGCCGAGCAGTCTGGCATCCGGTCCAGCTTGCGGCACATCCGGGTGCTGGAGGACGAAGATCTGATCACCTATACCCGGGACCTGGCCACCACGTGCCTGTCCAAGGACCCTGAGCTGACCGATCCCGGGTTGGCTGGGATCGTCGATGCGGTGGAGCAGCGTGCCGCCGGCGACTGGTTGGAGCGAACATGA
- the mutM gene encoding bifunctional DNA-formamidopyrimidine glycosylase/DNA-(apurinic or apyrimidinic site) lyase, with the protein MPELPEVESVRRGLAGGLTGRTIAQVTVLHPRPLRRHLPGPDDFVAQLAGRTFTEPRRRGKYLWLPFADGDALLAHLGMSGQFRFHAADAPLQRNTRVLVDFTDGADGGLQLRFVDQRMFGGLSLSEGGAELPPEIAHIARDPLDPEYDLDAVVARLRRKRTGIKRALLDQQLISGIGNIYADEALWQARMHYARATDTMSRRAAVNVLTAAAQVMTEALAVGGTSFDALYVNVNGDSGYFDRSLHAYGREGEPCDRCGRPIKREAFMNRSSYFCPSCQRKR; encoded by the coding sequence GTGCCTGAGCTTCCCGAGGTTGAATCGGTCCGCCGTGGGTTGGCCGGCGGGCTGACCGGCCGGACCATCGCCCAGGTCACAGTCCTGCATCCTCGCCCGCTTCGACGGCATCTGCCGGGACCCGATGACTTCGTTGCCCAGTTGGCCGGCCGTACCTTCACCGAGCCGCGGCGTCGCGGCAAATACCTCTGGCTCCCTTTTGCCGATGGCGATGCGCTGCTCGCCCACCTGGGGATGAGTGGACAGTTCCGGTTCCACGCTGCCGACGCGCCGTTGCAGCGCAACACCCGAGTGCTGGTCGACTTCACCGACGGGGCTGATGGCGGACTGCAGTTGAGGTTCGTCGACCAGCGCATGTTCGGCGGGCTGTCACTGTCCGAGGGCGGAGCCGAGTTGCCGCCCGAGATTGCGCACATCGCACGCGATCCGCTCGACCCCGAGTACGACCTGGATGCGGTCGTCGCTCGGCTGCGACGCAAGCGGACCGGCATCAAACGCGCGCTGCTCGACCAGCAGTTGATCTCCGGGATCGGCAACATCTATGCCGACGAGGCGTTGTGGCAGGCACGGATGCACTACGCCCGGGCCACCGACACGATGTCGCGCCGTGCCGCCGTCAATGTGCTGACCGCCGCGGCCCAGGTGATGACCGAGGCACTGGCGGTCGGCGGCACCTCCTTCGACGCGTTGTACGTCAACGTCAACGGCGACAGCGGCTACTTCGACCGGTCCCTGCACGCGTACGGACGTGAGGGCGAGCCCTGTGATCGTTGCGGCAGGCCGATCAAGCGAGAGGCGTTCATGAATCGCTCAAGCTACTTTTGCCCGTCCTGCCAGCGAAAACGCTAG
- the rpmF gene encoding 50S ribosomal protein L32, with protein sequence MAVPKRRMSRSNTRHRRSQWKASAPALVTCTNPACREKHLPHTACPSCGQYGPRASRRQVLES encoded by the coding sequence GTGGCCGTCCCGAAGAGGCGCATGTCACGCAGCAACACGCGGCATCGCCGTTCCCAGTGGAAGGCGTCGGCCCCGGCTCTGGTCACCTGCACCAACCCGGCCTGCCGGGAGAAGCACCTGCCGCACACCGCGTGCCCGTCATGCGGTCAGTATGGCCCGCGCGCCAGCCGTCGTCAGGTCCTGGAGTCCTGA
- a CDS encoding YceD family protein encodes MTPSAQHDHSSHHGHSPRHGHHPDRNSGLVLDTHDLVRRAGELRTVQTTVEAPKDLGIAVIGVPEGSPIELDLRLEAVVEGVLVTGTASAPLVGECVRCLTPVHDEVEVDVQELFTYAESEATDEEASHLDGELADLEPVLRDAIVLELPFQPVCRPDCQGLCPDCGLDLNTVQDHSHDESVDPRWAKLAQFETDAETS; translated from the coding sequence GTGACTCCTTCAGCACAGCACGACCACTCGTCTCACCACGGGCATTCGCCACGGCACGGTCACCATCCTGATCGGAATTCCGGACTGGTCCTCGACACTCACGACCTCGTTCGCCGGGCCGGCGAACTGCGTACGGTGCAGACCACCGTCGAAGCGCCCAAGGACCTCGGGATCGCGGTGATCGGGGTACCGGAGGGCTCGCCGATCGAACTGGACCTCCGTCTGGAAGCCGTGGTCGAGGGTGTGCTGGTGACCGGCACCGCCTCGGCGCCGCTGGTGGGGGAGTGTGTCCGATGCCTGACTCCCGTACACGACGAGGTCGAGGTCGACGTCCAGGAGTTGTTCACCTACGCCGAGAGCGAGGCAACCGACGAGGAGGCGTCGCACCTCGACGGTGAGTTGGCCGACCTCGAGCCGGTGCTCCGCGACGCCATCGTGTTGGAGCTGCCCTTCCAGCCCGTCTGCCGACCCGACTGCCAGGGGCTGTGTCCCGATTGCGGTCTGGATCTCAACACCGTTCAGGACCACTCTCACGATGAATCGGTCGATCCGCGTTGGGCCAAACTGGCTCAGTTCGAAACTGACGCCGAAACGTCCTAG
- the rsmD gene encoding 16S rRNA (guanine(966)-N(2))-methyltransferase RsmD — protein sequence MMTRIIAGSRGGRRLTMPPGDQTRPTSSKVREALFSSLASWTGGSSGPADVALKGWAFCDLFAGSGAVGLEAASRGAAPVMLVESSRRALRTIEQNVAAVDLEVEIRRDAIQDLVRRQSPYPFDIVFLDPPYELANGAIEAILRDLVANDWLTGEGLVVLERSSREPAPHWPDALSDTWEKKYGETVLYFGAG from the coding sequence CTGATGACCAGGATCATCGCGGGATCGCGCGGTGGGCGTCGGCTCACGATGCCGCCCGGGGATCAGACGCGGCCGACCAGCAGCAAGGTGCGGGAGGCGCTGTTCTCGTCCCTGGCGTCGTGGACCGGCGGGTCGTCCGGGCCGGCGGATGTCGCGCTGAAGGGCTGGGCCTTCTGTGACCTGTTCGCGGGTTCCGGTGCGGTCGGTCTCGAGGCGGCCAGTCGTGGGGCAGCGCCGGTCATGCTGGTCGAGTCCAGCCGGCGAGCGCTGCGCACCATCGAGCAGAATGTGGCCGCGGTCGACCTCGAGGTCGAGATTCGCCGCGATGCGATCCAGGACCTGGTGCGACGCCAGTCGCCCTATCCGTTCGACATCGTGTTCCTCGACCCGCCCTACGAGCTGGCCAACGGCGCGATCGAGGCGATTCTGCGTGATCTGGTCGCCAACGACTGGCTGACCGGCGAGGGGCTGGTCGTGCTCGAGCGGTCCAGCCGGGAGCCCGCTCCGCACTGGCCGGACGCGCTGAGCGACACCTGGGAGAAGAAGTACGGCGAGACGGTGCTCTATTTCGGGGCGGGCTAG
- the rnc gene encoding ribonuclease III, which translates to MLSPAAPIAEPIADVLARLQLTVADELFDRALTHRSYAYEQGGIPTNERLEFLGDSVLGVIVTEHLFISYPDLSEGQLAKLRAAVVNSRALADVARGLQLGGRIHLGRGEDSTGGREKSSILADTMEAVIGAVFLEHGITGAGVLVHHLFDALMADAATRGAGLDWKTSLQEVASLGGHGVPVYVVSESGPDHAKTFSATVVVGDQTYGPGTGRNKKEAEQKAAAQAFAAIGA; encoded by the coding sequence GTGTTGTCTCCGGCGGCTCCAATTGCCGAGCCGATCGCTGACGTGCTGGCTCGACTGCAGCTCACGGTCGCCGACGAGTTGTTCGATCGCGCCCTGACCCACCGCTCATACGCGTACGAGCAGGGCGGAATTCCGACGAACGAGCGGCTGGAGTTCCTCGGTGACTCGGTGCTCGGGGTGATCGTGACCGAGCATCTGTTCATTTCCTATCCCGATCTCTCCGAAGGCCAGCTCGCCAAGCTGCGCGCTGCGGTGGTCAACTCGCGTGCGCTCGCCGATGTCGCCCGTGGCCTGCAGTTGGGCGGGCGGATTCATCTGGGCCGGGGCGAGGACAGCACCGGCGGCCGGGAGAAATCCTCGATCCTGGCCGACACCATGGAAGCGGTGATCGGCGCGGTCTTCCTGGAGCACGGCATCACCGGCGCCGGCGTGCTCGTCCACCACCTGTTCGACGCGCTGATGGCCGATGCCGCCACCCGGGGCGCCGGCCTGGACTGGAAGACGAGCCTGCAGGAGGTCGCCTCTCTCGGTGGTCACGGCGTGCCTGTCTATGTGGTCAGCGAATCCGGGCCCGACCACGCCAAGACCTTCTCCGCCACCGTGGTGGTCGGCGACCAGACATACGGTCCCGGCACCGGCCGGAACAAGAAGGAAGCCGAGCAGAAGGCGGCAGCTCAGGCCTTCGCCGCGATCGGTGCCTGA
- a CDS encoding ATP-binding protein produces MAGQIPLGRLLPRHAADRVTGALADTRVVLVNGARQCGKSTLVGLIGRSRDAEFRTLDRGAVRQAAVFDPPTFVTSDRLLVIDEIQRVPELLLAIKERVDTDLRPGQFLLTGSARVLGLKALPDTLLGRMETVELWPLAQGEIDDGPDGFVDAIFELGPAFRHRTSETRSGYVSRIVRGGFPEAVARTPRRRTRFFESYLADLVNRDVIQLMDVQRGAELRALTRLVAARSGQLLVPGSLAGPLGLSQRTVERYLTLLEEVFLIKRIPAWARSPSARAVRTPKVAYVDSGLAAAALGHDESSLGRPDGQLGGLLEGFVLSELARQLSWSAQLADLFHYRTKDQVEVDAVIENRRGQVVAIKVKASTMVRGEDFAGIRHLSARIGTDLVVGVVLYAGAETLSFGDRMLAVPIAALWERPQA; encoded by the coding sequence ATGGCAGGGCAGATTCCACTGGGTCGGCTGCTGCCACGGCATGCTGCCGACCGGGTGACCGGGGCGTTGGCCGACACACGAGTCGTCCTGGTCAACGGCGCTCGACAGTGCGGCAAGAGCACCCTGGTCGGGCTGATCGGCCGCAGTCGTGACGCGGAGTTTCGCACTCTGGACCGTGGTGCCGTACGTCAGGCGGCTGTGTTCGACCCGCCGACGTTCGTGACCAGTGATCGGCTGCTGGTCATCGATGAGATCCAGCGGGTTCCCGAGTTGCTGCTGGCGATCAAGGAACGGGTCGATACCGACCTGAGACCTGGTCAGTTCCTGCTCACCGGGTCGGCGCGGGTGCTGGGTCTGAAGGCACTGCCAGACACGCTGCTGGGTCGGATGGAGACCGTTGAGCTGTGGCCACTGGCGCAAGGTGAGATCGACGACGGTCCGGACGGGTTCGTGGATGCGATCTTCGAACTCGGCCCGGCCTTCCGGCACCGAACGTCGGAGACTCGATCGGGCTACGTCAGTCGAATCGTGCGTGGGGGCTTCCCCGAGGCTGTCGCGCGCACTCCTCGCCGTCGTACGCGCTTCTTCGAGAGCTATCTGGCCGACTTGGTCAACCGGGATGTCATCCAGCTCATGGATGTGCAGCGGGGTGCTGAGCTCAGGGCCCTGACTCGACTCGTCGCTGCTCGATCGGGCCAGTTGTTGGTGCCGGGTTCGCTGGCCGGCCCGCTGGGTCTGAGTCAGCGAACAGTGGAGCGCTACCTCACCCTGCTCGAGGAGGTGTTCCTCATCAAGCGGATCCCGGCCTGGGCGCGGAGTCCGAGCGCTCGCGCCGTCCGCACGCCCAAGGTCGCCTATGTCGACTCGGGCCTCGCGGCCGCCGCTCTCGGCCACGACGAGAGCAGTCTCGGTCGTCCGGACGGGCAGTTGGGCGGTCTGCTGGAAGGGTTCGTCCTCAGTGAGCTGGCGCGTCAGCTCAGTTGGTCAGCGCAGCTCGCCGACCTGTTTCACTACCGCACCAAGGACCAGGTCGAGGTCGATGCGGTGATCGAGAATCGGCGTGGTCAGGTGGTGGCGATCAAGGTGAAGGCGTCGACCATGGTTCGTGGCGAGGACTTTGCGGGCATCCGGCATCTGTCCGCCCGAATCGGCACGGACCTGGTCGTCGGCGTGGTTCTGTATGCGGGCGCTGAGACTCTGTCGTTCGGCGACCGGATGCTGGCGGTGCCTATCGCTGCGTTATGGGAACGCCCTCAGGCATGA
- a CDS encoding nuclear transport factor 2 family protein: MTTEITAYDPTRLPAPVLSYLDARDENRYADARVLFAPAATVLDDGRTYQGTDEIGAWIERSSDEYEYTATRIGQRTDDESSITVQIRLDGNFPGGTVTLRYQFELEEDQITRLEIEV, translated from the coding sequence ATGACCACCGAGATCACCGCCTACGACCCCACCCGACTCCCCGCGCCCGTGCTGAGCTACCTCGACGCCCGCGACGAGAACCGCTACGCCGACGCCCGCGTGCTCTTCGCACCCGCCGCCACCGTCCTCGACGACGGACGCACCTACCAGGGCACCGACGAGATCGGCGCATGGATCGAGCGCTCCTCCGACGAGTACGAATACACGGCCACCCGCATCGGGCAGCGCACCGACGACGAGTCGAGCATCACCGTGCAGATCCGGCTCGACGGGAACTTCCCCGGCGGCACCGTCACCCTCCGGTACCAGTTCGAGCTCGAGGAGGACCAGATCACCCGTCTGGAGATCGAGGTCTGA
- a CDS encoding winged helix-turn-helix transcriptional regulator, whose translation MSARVRAEDRECPLSTAMSYVGEWWTILILHDCFDGYTRFDQFEANIGLSSSMLTSRLKALVDSGVLVKRAYQERPVRHEYVLTDFGRSLRPILVAMAAWRNAQLAPEDRAMILVDTGTGREVEPAVIDTATGLPVSDPRFVFTAGPAAGEQMLERYRRGNGR comes from the coding sequence GTGTCAGCACGCGTCCGCGCCGAGGACCGGGAGTGCCCGCTGTCGACGGCCATGTCGTACGTCGGGGAGTGGTGGACGATCCTGATCCTCCACGACTGCTTCGACGGCTACACCCGCTTCGACCAGTTCGAGGCGAACATCGGGCTGTCGTCGAGCATGCTCACTTCGCGCCTCAAGGCGCTGGTCGACAGCGGCGTGCTGGTCAAGCGCGCCTACCAGGAGCGCCCGGTCCGGCACGAGTACGTGCTAACCGACTTCGGCCGGTCGCTGCGGCCGATCCTGGTGGCGATGGCCGCGTGGCGCAACGCGCAGCTCGCGCCGGAGGACCGGGCGATGATCCTCGTCGACACGGGGACCGGGCGCGAGGTCGAGCCGGCCGTCATCGACACCGCGACAGGCCTTCCCGTGTCCGACCCCCGTTTCGTCTTCACGGCGGGGCCGGCGGCGGGGGAGCAGATGCTCGAGCGTTACCGCCGGGGCAACGGTCGATGA